In a genomic window of Mycolicibacterium neoaurum VKM Ac-1815D:
- a CDS encoding substrate-binding domain-containing protein: MPDPFARTEQHRRSRSEFRVALALPRRGPAGIFGLECRAAAELAAAEIDAAGGVAGRSVQFVHVDAGGDPTGVATRIRELVDSGAVDAVTGWHLSNARQAIAREVGGRVPYVYAAAYEGGERSDGVLCSGEVPGDQIIASLHWLRTELRLRRWFIVGNDYVWPRGSARATRAGLDGSDISILGERFLPLGADDPFAWDRVLADIVAAGADGVITLLVGSDAVRFNRAFAAAGLDATVTRFSPFTDETVVLASGSEATGNLFISAGWFAGLASAAAAEFSAGFSRAFDLINGTGPIGEPAAPAPGTMAETTYSGVHLLAGIATTSVPTVADARRAFDEWGWDSPHGPVDLHRGAARHPVHLAVARGVDLDVIARVR, encoded by the coding sequence ATGCCAGATCCGTTCGCCAGGACGGAACAACATCGGCGCTCCCGTTCGGAGTTCCGGGTGGCGCTGGCACTGCCGCGTCGTGGTCCGGCCGGCATCTTCGGGCTCGAGTGTCGGGCCGCCGCCGAACTCGCCGCCGCCGAGATCGACGCCGCGGGTGGGGTGGCCGGACGCTCGGTGCAGTTCGTGCATGTGGACGCCGGTGGCGATCCCACCGGGGTCGCGACTCGGATCAGGGAATTGGTGGATTCCGGAGCCGTCGATGCCGTCACCGGCTGGCATCTGTCCAACGCGAGGCAGGCGATCGCCCGCGAGGTCGGCGGCCGCGTCCCCTACGTGTACGCCGCGGCCTATGAAGGTGGCGAACGCAGCGACGGAGTGCTGTGCAGCGGGGAGGTCCCGGGCGATCAGATCATCGCCTCGCTGCACTGGCTGCGCACCGAACTGCGGTTGCGGCGGTGGTTCATCGTCGGCAACGACTACGTATGGCCACGAGGATCGGCGCGGGCGACCCGGGCCGGCTTGGACGGTAGCGACATCTCGATCCTGGGCGAGCGGTTCCTGCCACTGGGCGCCGACGATCCGTTCGCGTGGGACCGGGTGCTCGCCGATATCGTCGCCGCCGGCGCCGACGGTGTCATCACACTGCTGGTCGGCTCGGACGCGGTGCGCTTCAACCGGGCGTTCGCCGCGGCGGGCCTGGATGCCACCGTCACCCGGTTCAGCCCGTTCACCGACGAGACGGTGGTACTGGCCAGTGGCAGCGAGGCGACCGGGAACCTGTTCATCTCGGCGGGCTGGTTCGCCGGCCTGGCTTCGGCCGCCGCTGCCGAGTTCAGCGCCGGATTCAGCCGCGCCTTCGATCTGATCAATGGCACCGGCCCGATCGGGGAGCCCGCGGCACCGGCGCCCGGCACGATGGCCGAGACGACCTACTCGGGAGTGCACCTGCTGGCCGGTATCGCGACGACATCGGTGCCCACGGTCGCCGACGCCCGCCGGGCCTTCGACGAGTGGGGCTGGGATTCCCCGCACGGTCCTGTCGATCTGCACCGGGGAGCTGCCCGGCACCCGGTGCATCTGGCCGTGGCGCGCGGTGTCGACCTGGACGTCATCGCCAGGGTGCGCTGA
- a CDS encoding MarR family winged helix-turn-helix transcriptional regulator: protein MDDLVEALALLRRAAVVAASIDGALAGTDLTVDRWRALHVIHHDPGCSMSDIVDALAIPSTSATRIVDALVELGAVYRTVSAQDRRRTTLRSSSHGAELLRTAESAITPIVFLRDGDPTPI from the coding sequence ATGGACGATCTCGTCGAGGCCCTCGCGTTGCTGCGGCGCGCCGCCGTCGTCGCCGCGAGCATCGACGGCGCGCTCGCCGGGACCGATCTGACGGTCGATCGCTGGCGGGCGCTGCACGTCATCCACCACGATCCCGGCTGCTCGATGTCCGATATCGTCGACGCGCTCGCCATCCCGTCCACCTCGGCGACACGCATCGTCGACGCACTTGTCGAACTCGGCGCGGTGTATCGCACCGTCTCGGCGCAGGACCGCCGCCGAACCACGCTGCGGTCGTCGTCGCATGGTGCCGAACTCCTCCGAACCGCAGAGTCGGCAATCACCCCAATTGTTTTCCTTCGGGACGGCGACCCCACGCCAATCTAG
- a CDS encoding alpha/beta fold hydrolase, with protein MPAPTDAEYFDLGDFTLQNGFTLRDARLAYKTYGTLNADKSNVIVYPTWYSGWHTDNEWLIGPGRVLDPVTAFIIVPNMLGNGLSSSPSNTPAPYDGPRFPAVTFHDQVEAQYRLVTEKFGIGSISLVTGWSMGAGQTYQWAVSHPEMVERAAPFCGSSITAPHNKVFLESLVAALTADAAFAEGDYDPARPPIKGLRAFARVYSGWGYSQAFYWQETWRELGYTSFDDFLYGFWEGFFRDGRDPNNLITMIGTWHSGNVGNTPGFDGDVEKALASIKCPLLAMPAEKDLYFPPEDEQWASQFIPDGEVRVIPGIWGHFAGGGANDVDTDFIDAGLRELMSKPGYAPPE; from the coding sequence ATGCCCGCACCCACCGACGCCGAATACTTCGATCTCGGGGACTTCACCCTGCAGAACGGTTTCACACTGCGCGATGCCCGGCTCGCCTACAAGACCTACGGCACGCTCAACGCCGACAAGTCCAACGTGATCGTCTATCCGACCTGGTATTCGGGTTGGCACACCGACAACGAATGGCTCATCGGACCCGGCCGCGTCCTGGACCCTGTGACCGCATTCATCATCGTCCCGAACATGCTTGGCAACGGTCTGTCGTCATCACCGTCGAACACGCCGGCGCCCTATGACGGACCCCGTTTCCCGGCGGTGACGTTCCATGACCAGGTGGAAGCCCAGTATCGTTTGGTCACAGAAAAATTCGGTATCGGTTCGATCTCCCTGGTGACCGGATGGTCGATGGGTGCCGGTCAGACCTATCAGTGGGCCGTGAGCCATCCGGAGATGGTGGAGCGGGCCGCACCGTTCTGCGGGTCGAGCATCACCGCCCCGCACAACAAGGTGTTCCTGGAGTCACTGGTGGCCGCGTTGACGGCCGATGCGGCGTTCGCCGAAGGCGACTACGACCCGGCCCGGCCTCCGATCAAGGGCCTGCGGGCCTTTGCCAGGGTGTACTCCGGATGGGGCTACTCACAGGCCTTCTATTGGCAAGAGACGTGGCGCGAACTCGGCTACACCTCCTTCGACGATTTTCTCTACGGATTCTGGGAGGGCTTCTTCCGCGACGGCCGCGACCCCAACAACCTGATCACGATGATCGGCACGTGGCACAGCGGAAATGTCGGGAACACACCGGGTTTCGATGGCGACGTAGAGAAGGCGCTGGCCTCGATCAAGTGCCCGCTGCTGGCCATGCCCGCCGAGAAGGATCTGTACTTCCCGCCCGAAGACGAGCAGTGGGCCAGTCAGTTCATACCCGACGGCGAGGTCAGGGTGATCCCCGGAATCTGGGGGCATTTCGCCGGCGGTGGCGCCAACGATGTGGACACCGATTTCATCGACGCCGGGTTGCGCGAGCTGATGAGCAAGCCGGGATACGCGCCGCCGGAGTAG
- a CDS encoding sulfotransferase family protein, which produces MTRTDVGTVEDLHASATKACGLDDFGDDSDNYKEALAVLLDAYQRDADLTEFGSKMQRFFVRNALVARLVSEAAFKQYPQHADVPIERPIFVTGLPRTGTTVIHRLLTADPRHQGLELWLAEFPQPRPPRETWSDNPIFAQLDAQFTKAHEENPDYTGLHYMTADEVEECWQLLRQSLHSVSYETLAHIPTYSRWLAQQDWTKSYQRHRKNLQLIGLNEPEKRWVLKNPSHLFALDALFAAYPDALVVQCHRPAETIMASMCSLAQHTTEGWSNSFSGKVIGEDSLETWSRGLELFNAERAKHDPAQFCDVDYFEFIKDPVAAVEGIYSTFGIEFTDAARQAMTASHEESKKGPRAPKHTYSLSDYGLTDEQVKERFKGL; this is translated from the coding sequence ATGACACGCACCGACGTGGGAACCGTCGAAGATCTGCATGCATCGGCGACCAAAGCCTGTGGGCTCGACGATTTCGGTGATGACAGCGACAACTACAAGGAGGCGCTCGCCGTCCTGTTGGACGCGTATCAGCGGGATGCTGATCTCACCGAATTCGGCAGCAAGATGCAGCGCTTCTTCGTCCGGAATGCGCTGGTGGCCCGGCTGGTGTCGGAGGCGGCGTTCAAGCAGTATCCGCAGCACGCCGATGTGCCGATCGAGCGACCGATCTTCGTGACCGGACTGCCGCGCACCGGCACCACTGTCATCCACCGGCTGCTCACCGCCGATCCGCGGCACCAGGGCCTCGAGCTGTGGTTGGCCGAGTTCCCGCAGCCGCGTCCACCGCGCGAAACCTGGTCGGATAATCCGATCTTCGCCCAGCTCGATGCGCAGTTCACCAAGGCGCATGAGGAGAACCCTGACTACACCGGCCTGCACTACATGACCGCCGACGAGGTCGAAGAGTGCTGGCAGCTGTTACGGCAATCGCTGCATTCGGTGTCCTATGAGACCCTGGCGCACATCCCCACCTATTCGCGTTGGCTGGCCCAGCAGGACTGGACCAAGTCCTATCAGCGGCATCGCAAGAACCTGCAGTTGATCGGCCTCAACGAGCCCGAAAAGCGCTGGGTGCTCAAGAATCCGAGCCACCTGTTCGCCCTCGACGCGTTGTTCGCTGCCTACCCCGATGCGCTGGTGGTGCAATGCCACCGGCCGGCCGAGACGATCATGGCCTCGATGTGCTCACTGGCCCAGCACACCACCGAGGGCTGGTCGAACAGCTTCTCCGGCAAGGTCATCGGCGAGGACTCCCTGGAGACCTGGTCCCGTGGGCTGGAACTGTTCAACGCCGAACGGGCCAAGCATGATCCGGCACAGTTCTGCGATGTCGACTATTTCGAGTTCATCAAGGATCCGGTCGCCGCAGTGGAGGGGATCTACAGCACGTTCGGGATCGAGTTCACCGATGCGGCGCGCCAGGCCATGACCGCCAGCCACGAGGAGAGCAAGAAGGGCCCGCGGGCACCCAAGCATACCTACTCGCTCAGCGATTACGGGCTGACCGACGAGCAGGTCAAGGAGCGCTTCAAGGGACTGTGA
- a CDS encoding RecQ family ATP-dependent DNA helicase, with product MTTRTDAQAILEQLAGPQAVLRDDQWTAIEALVVHRRRALVVQRTGWGKSAVYFIAAKLLRAAGRGPTVIVSPLLALMRNQVEAARKAGVQAATINSSNVTEWEDVHTRVRAGELDVLLVSPERLNNPDFRDAVLPALAADAGLVVVDEAHCVSDWGHDFRPDYRRIRTLVAELGTDIPVLATTATANDRVVEDVATQLGVGGSGDGTLVLRGGLDRESLRLSVVQAGGPAQRAAWLAAHLDSLPGSGIVYTLTVAQAHDIAALLREHGHTVAAYTGGTEASEREQLEADLLGNRVKALIATSALGMGFDKPDLGFVVHLGAPSSPIAYYQQVGRAGRSTDSAEVILLPGREDVDVWRYFASVAFPSEPLVRKVIGALEPDRALSTAALEPLVDLNRSRLEMVLKVLDVDGAVRRVKGGWIGTGQPWSYDEPRYARLDEARKREQQAMLDYQRTTDCRMVFLRKQLDDPELGPQACGRCDNCVGPRYRSEVDAESVEATRARLMRPGVEIAPRKQWPTGMSRIGVDLSGRIGEGPSAGRVIGRLTDLGWGARLRTLLDEPDAEVPDAVITAAIEVLKAWDWARRPTSVLAVDSVRHPVLIRSIATRLAAVGKLKDLGVLNYSPEHRPVVAANSAYRVAALRDAWELPAGVAGETVLLVDDMTDTGWTMTMAALTVRAAGAVDVLPFALAAVS from the coding sequence ATGACCACCCGCACCGACGCGCAGGCCATCCTCGAACAGCTGGCCGGGCCGCAGGCCGTCCTGCGCGATGACCAGTGGACGGCCATCGAGGCACTCGTCGTCCACCGCCGACGCGCGCTGGTGGTACAGCGCACCGGGTGGGGCAAATCGGCGGTGTACTTCATCGCCGCCAAACTCCTACGTGCCGCGGGCCGTGGGCCGACGGTGATCGTGTCCCCGCTGCTGGCCTTGATGCGCAACCAGGTCGAGGCCGCGCGCAAAGCGGGGGTGCAGGCGGCCACCATCAACTCCAGCAACGTCACCGAATGGGAGGACGTGCACACCAGGGTGCGGGCCGGTGAACTCGACGTGCTGCTGGTCAGTCCGGAGCGGTTGAACAACCCGGACTTCCGTGACGCGGTGCTGCCCGCGCTGGCCGCCGACGCCGGTCTGGTGGTCGTCGACGAGGCGCACTGTGTGTCCGACTGGGGGCATGATTTCCGGCCCGACTACCGGCGCATCCGCACCCTCGTCGCCGAGTTGGGCACCGATATCCCGGTGCTGGCCACCACGGCGACCGCCAACGACCGCGTCGTCGAGGATGTCGCCACCCAGCTGGGCGTCGGCGGCTCCGGGGACGGCACCCTGGTCCTGCGCGGTGGGTTGGATCGAGAATCGCTGCGGCTGTCGGTGGTACAGGCGGGCGGTCCCGCGCAACGCGCGGCGTGGTTGGCCGCGCATCTGGATTCCCTGCCGGGTTCGGGCATCGTGTACACGCTGACGGTGGCCCAGGCGCACGATATCGCCGCCCTGCTGCGCGAGCACGGCCACACCGTGGCCGCCTATACCGGCGGTACCGAGGCCTCCGAGCGCGAGCAGTTGGAGGCCGACCTGCTGGGCAATCGGGTCAAGGCATTGATCGCCACCTCGGCGCTGGGGATGGGTTTCGACAAGCCCGACCTGGGGTTCGTGGTGCACCTCGGTGCGCCGTCGTCGCCGATCGCCTACTACCAGCAGGTCGGGCGCGCCGGCCGATCGACCGACAGCGCCGAGGTGATCCTGCTGCCGGGCCGCGAGGATGTCGACGTGTGGCGCTACTTCGCCTCGGTCGCCTTTCCGTCGGAACCCTTGGTGCGCAAGGTGATCGGTGCACTCGAACCCGATCGGGCGTTGTCCACCGCGGCGCTGGAGCCGCTGGTGGACCTCAACAGGTCGCGGTTGGAGATGGTGCTCAAGGTCCTCGATGTCGACGGGGCGGTGCGCCGGGTGAAGGGCGGCTGGATCGGCACCGGGCAACCCTGGTCCTACGACGAGCCCCGATACGCGCGCCTCGACGAGGCGCGCAAACGTGAACAACAGGCCATGCTCGACTACCAGCGCACCACCGACTGTCGAATGGTGTTCCTGCGCAAGCAACTCGATGATCCGGAGCTCGGTCCGCAGGCGTGCGGGCGGTGTGATAATTGCGTCGGCCCGCGGTATCGCTCCGAGGTCGACGCGGAGTCGGTGGAGGCGACCCGCGCGCGGCTGATGCGCCCCGGCGTCGAGATCGCTCCACGCAAACAGTGGCCCACCGGCATGAGCCGGATCGGGGTGGATCTGTCCGGACGGATCGGGGAGGGGCCGTCGGCGGGCCGGGTGATCGGCAGGCTGACCGACCTGGGATGGGGTGCCCGCTTGCGGACGCTGCTCGACGAACCGGATGCCGAGGTGCCCGACGCCGTGATCACCGCGGCCATCGAGGTGCTCAAGGCGTGGGATTGGGCGCGGCGGCCGACCTCGGTACTCGCCGTCGATTCGGTGCGCCACCCGGTCTTGATCCGCAGCATCGCGACCCGGTTGGCGGCGGTCGGGAAGCTGAAAGATCTCGGTGTCCTGAACTATTCGCCCGAACACCGACCCGTGGTCGCCGCCAACTCGGCCTATCGGGTTGCCGCGCTGCGCGATGCCTGGGAGTTGCCGGCAGGCGTCGCTGGCGAGACCGTGCTGCTGGTCGACGATATGACCGATACCGGGTGGACGATGACGATGGCCGCGTTGACCGTCCGGGCCGCCGGGGCGGTCGACGTGCTGCCGTTCGCGCTGGCGGCGGTGAGCTAG
- the fmdA gene encoding formamidase, giving the protein MPEVIFPVDQSKPFREQQLVGHNRWHPDIPAVATVKSGDSFRVESKEWFDGTIVNSDDANDIRDCDLTMVHQLSGPFAVEGAQPGDLLVVDILDVGPVPQQTGPVAGQGWGYTGIFAKDNGGGFLTDWFPDAYKAIWDFTGQKATSRHVPGVEFTGLIHPGLMGTAPSADLLAKWNHREAQLIATDPDRVPPLALPPLPSNAVLGSLTGADYERAAAEAARTAPPRENGGNQDIKNLSKGSRIFYPVFVDGANLSLGDLHFSQGDGEITFCGAIEMGGYIDLRVEIIKGGMETYGVTTNPIFMPGIVEPRYSEFLTFVGFSVDRNGTQHYLDTTLAYQNACLNAIEYLSKFGWTKEQAYLILGAAPVEGRMSGVVDVPNSCATLYIPTAIFDIDVRPSSTPPQRIDRGQCAVSN; this is encoded by the coding sequence ATGCCCGAAGTGATCTTTCCCGTCGACCAGAGCAAGCCGTTTCGCGAGCAGCAGCTGGTCGGGCACAACCGCTGGCACCCGGACATCCCGGCCGTGGCGACGGTGAAGTCCGGCGACAGCTTCCGGGTGGAGTCCAAGGAATGGTTCGACGGGACCATCGTCAACTCCGATGACGCCAACGACATCCGTGACTGCGACCTCACCATGGTCCACCAATTGTCCGGCCCGTTCGCCGTCGAAGGCGCGCAACCCGGCGACCTACTGGTCGTCGACATTCTCGACGTCGGTCCGGTACCCCAGCAGACCGGACCGGTGGCCGGCCAAGGGTGGGGTTACACCGGGATCTTCGCCAAGGACAACGGTGGCGGTTTCCTCACCGATTGGTTCCCCGACGCCTACAAGGCGATCTGGGATTTCACCGGCCAGAAGGCCACCAGTAGGCATGTGCCGGGAGTGGAGTTCACCGGCCTGATCCATCCCGGCCTGATGGGCACCGCGCCCAGTGCGGACCTGTTGGCAAAATGGAATCACCGCGAAGCCCAGCTCATCGCCACCGATCCCGACCGGGTGCCGCCGCTCGCGCTGCCGCCGCTGCCGTCCAATGCGGTGTTGGGCAGCCTCACCGGAGCCGACTACGAGCGTGCCGCGGCCGAGGCGGCCCGCACGGCCCCGCCGCGGGAGAACGGTGGCAACCAAGACATCAAGAACCTCTCCAAGGGCAGCCGGATCTTCTATCCGGTGTTCGTGGACGGCGCCAATCTGTCGCTGGGCGACCTGCACTTCTCTCAAGGCGACGGCGAGATAACCTTCTGTGGCGCGATCGAGATGGGCGGCTACATCGATCTGCGCGTGGAGATCATCAAGGGCGGGATGGAGACCTACGGTGTCACCACCAATCCGATCTTCATGCCGGGGATCGTGGAACCGCGTTACTCGGAGTTCCTCACCTTCGTCGGGTTCTCGGTAGACCGCAACGGCACCCAGCACTACCTGGACACCACGCTGGCGTACCAGAATGCTTGCCTCAACGCCATCGAGTACCTGTCGAAATTCGGCTGGACCAAGGAGCAGGCCTACCTGATCCTGGGTGCCGCGCCGGTGGAGGGCAGGATGTCCGGCGTCGTCGATGTCCCCAATTCATGTGCCACGCTGTATATTCCGACCGCCATCTTCGATATCGATGTGCGCCCGTCCAGCACTCCGCCGCAGCGGATCGACCGCGGGCAGTGCGCGGTGAGCAACTGA
- a CDS encoding SDR family oxidoreductase, protein MAATVGGLLKDRVVVISGVGPALGTTLARRCAEEGADVILAARTVERLEDVAGQVRALGRRALAVGTDITDEAQVANLVSTSMSEFGKVDVLINNAFRVPSMKPFAKTSFEHIRETVELTVLGALRLIQGFTPALTESKGSVVNVNSMVVRHSDPKQGAYKLAKSALLAMSQSLASELGEAGIRVNSVLPGYIWGGTLQSYFEHQAGKYGTTVDEIYKAAAANSDLKKLPTEDEVASAILFMASDLSSGITGQTLDVNCGEYKF, encoded by the coding sequence ATGGCCGCGACTGTGGGTGGACTTCTGAAGGATCGAGTTGTCGTCATCAGCGGTGTGGGCCCGGCGCTGGGCACCACGCTGGCGCGTCGATGTGCCGAGGAGGGTGCCGATGTGATCCTGGCCGCCCGCACCGTGGAACGTCTGGAGGATGTCGCGGGACAGGTGCGCGCGCTCGGCCGCCGGGCGTTGGCCGTCGGTACGGATATCACCGACGAGGCCCAGGTGGCCAACCTGGTTTCGACCTCGATGTCCGAGTTCGGCAAGGTCGACGTCCTGATCAACAACGCATTCCGGGTGCCGTCGATGAAACCGTTCGCCAAGACCAGCTTCGAGCACATTCGGGAGACCGTCGAGCTCACCGTGCTCGGCGCACTGCGACTCATCCAGGGTTTCACCCCCGCACTGACCGAGTCCAAGGGGTCGGTGGTCAATGTCAACTCGATGGTCGTTCGGCACTCCGATCCCAAGCAGGGCGCCTACAAGCTGGCCAAGTCGGCGTTGCTGGCCATGTCGCAGTCGCTGGCCAGCGAGCTCGGTGAGGCCGGGATCAGGGTGAATTCGGTTCTGCCCGGCTATATCTGGGGCGGAACGTTGCAGAGCTATTTCGAGCACCAGGCGGGTAAGTACGGCACGACGGTGGACGAGATCTACAAGGCCGCCGCCGCCAACAGTGATCTGAAGAAACTGCCGACCGAGGACGAGGTGGCCTCGGCGATTCTGTTCATGGCCAGCGATCTGTCCAGCGGTATCACCGGGCAGACTCTGGATGTCAACTGCGGGGAGTACAAGTTCTGA
- a CDS encoding IclR family transcriptional regulator — protein MPDQATGRASPPTERVVAVLNFLAAHPHDRFGLSELARRVNLSKPTCLGILTSLTESGYLVRQAGEGTRDKTYGLGPALITLGHTAQQALRVSPAAQAELRSLSDAFGATAALSGVVDDRITLLELVSPPGTPITVRVGQSYPFAPPVGLMFVLWDDGAVRDWLAKEPTIPLDTDSDRFERVITACRACGYLVERLTPGGRRLYALMAGMSNTLPDELRALLGELVSDIGERVYLPGTDDPETRHDISVIAAPVFDHHRRQVMVATMQIGAALTDADIAARAHALMATADAVTSSLGGIKPGF, from the coding sequence GTGCCAGACCAGGCGACCGGACGCGCGTCCCCGCCCACCGAACGGGTGGTGGCGGTGCTGAACTTCCTGGCCGCGCACCCGCATGACCGCTTCGGGCTCTCCGAACTGGCCCGCCGGGTCAACCTCAGCAAGCCCACCTGCCTGGGGATCCTGACCAGCCTGACCGAGTCGGGCTACCTCGTACGCCAGGCCGGCGAGGGCACCCGGGACAAGACCTACGGGCTCGGCCCCGCGCTGATCACGCTGGGGCACACCGCGCAACAGGCCCTGCGGGTGAGCCCCGCGGCGCAGGCCGAGTTGCGATCACTGTCGGATGCATTCGGTGCCACCGCTGCCCTGTCCGGTGTCGTCGACGACCGCATCACGCTGCTCGAACTCGTCTCGCCCCCGGGCACACCCATCACGGTGCGAGTCGGGCAGAGCTACCCGTTCGCGCCACCGGTCGGGCTGATGTTCGTCCTCTGGGACGACGGGGCGGTCCGCGACTGGCTCGCCAAGGAACCCACGATTCCGTTGGACACCGACAGCGATCGGTTCGAACGGGTCATCACCGCCTGCCGCGCCTGCGGATATCTGGTGGAGCGGCTCACCCCCGGTGGCCGGAGGCTGTATGCGCTGATGGCGGGCATGTCGAACACGCTGCCCGACGAACTCCGGGCGCTGCTCGGGGAATTGGTCTCCGATATCGGTGAGCGGGTCTACCTACCGGGCACCGATGATCCCGAGACGCGTCACGACATCAGCGTCATCGCCGCTCCCGTCTTCGATCACCACCGCCGCCAGGTGATGGTGGCGACGATGCAGATCGGCGCGGCATTGACCGACGCCGATATCGCGGCACGTGCGCACGCGCTGATGGCGACCGCCGACGCGGTCACCTCGTCCCTCGGCGGCATCAAGCCCGGGTTCTAG
- a CDS encoding Rieske 2Fe-2S domain-containing protein — protein MTTETAGIREIDTGDLPDRYARGWHCLGPVKDYLDGKPHGVEIFDTMLVVFADSEGELKVLDGYCRHMGGNLAQGTIKGDTVACPFHDWRWGGDGKCKLVPYAKRTPRLARTRAWHTDVRGGLLFVWHDHEGNPPQPEVRIPEIPEFASDDWTDWRWNTMLIEGSNCREIIDNVTDMAHFFYIHYGLPTYFKNVFEGHIASQYLHNVGRPDVNDLGTTYGEAHLDSEASYFGPSFMINWLHNNYGGFKAESILINRHYPVSQDSFVLQWGVIVEKPKGLDEKTTDKLARVFTEGVSKGFLQDVEIWKHKTRIDNPLLVEEDGAVYQMRRWYQQFYVDVADVTPDMTDRFEMEVDTTIANEKWHVEVEENLKLQQDAAEQDAAEQGEPQKESAQPS, from the coding sequence GTGACTACCGAGACAGCCGGCATTCGCGAGATCGACACCGGCGACCTGCCCGACCGCTATGCGCGCGGTTGGCATTGCCTGGGACCGGTGAAGGACTACCTCGACGGCAAGCCGCACGGGGTGGAGATCTTCGACACCATGCTGGTCGTCTTCGCCGACTCCGAGGGTGAGCTCAAGGTTCTGGACGGTTACTGCCGGCACATGGGCGGCAACCTCGCCCAGGGCACCATCAAGGGTGACACCGTGGCCTGCCCGTTCCACGATTGGCGCTGGGGTGGCGACGGCAAGTGCAAGCTCGTCCCCTACGCCAAACGCACACCGCGCCTGGCCCGCACCCGCGCCTGGCACACCGACGTACGCGGCGGGCTGCTCTTCGTCTGGCATGACCACGAGGGCAACCCACCGCAGCCCGAGGTTCGGATCCCCGAGATCCCCGAGTTCGCCAGCGACGACTGGACCGACTGGCGGTGGAACACGATGCTCATCGAGGGCTCCAACTGCCGCGAGATCATCGACAACGTCACCGACATGGCGCACTTCTTCTACATCCACTACGGGTTGCCGACGTACTTCAAGAACGTCTTCGAGGGCCACATCGCCAGCCAGTACCTACACAACGTCGGCCGTCCCGACGTCAACGACCTGGGCACCACCTACGGTGAGGCGCACCTGGATTCCGAGGCGTCCTACTTCGGTCCGTCGTTCATGATCAACTGGCTGCACAACAACTACGGCGGGTTCAAGGCCGAGTCGATCCTGATCAACCGCCACTACCCGGTCAGTCAGGACTCCTTCGTGCTGCAGTGGGGCGTCATCGTCGAAAAGCCCAAGGGGCTCGATGAGAAGACCACCGACAAGCTGGCCCGCGTCTTCACCGAGGGCGTCTCCAAGGGGTTCCTGCAGGACGTCGAGATCTGGAAGCACAAGACCCGGATCGACAACCCGCTGCTGGTCGAGGAGGACGGCGCCGTCTATCAGATGCGCCGCTGGTATCAGCAGTTCTACGTCGACGTCGCCGACGTGACACCCGATATGACCGACCGCTTCGAGATGGAGGTCGACACCACCATCGCCAACGAGAAGTGGCATGTCGAGGTCGAGGAAAACCTGAAGCTGCAGCAGGACGCCGCCGAGCAGGACGCCGCCGAACAGGGTGAGCCGCAAAAAGAGTCCGCGCAGCCGAGCTGA
- a CDS encoding nuclear transport factor 2 family protein, which yields MTAPVTLAGRRSREAAVARDKAAWLAVFADDAIVEDPIGPSHFDPEGKGHRGKEAIAAFFDKAIAPSQLEFRFEKTYVCGPEEANVGHIVIVAGGYRVVAEGVFTYRVNAEGKIAALRAYWEVDKATASAQRV from the coding sequence GTGACCGCACCGGTGACGCTGGCGGGTCGACGGTCGCGGGAGGCGGCCGTCGCCCGCGACAAGGCGGCCTGGCTGGCGGTGTTCGCCGACGACGCGATCGTCGAGGATCCGATCGGACCGTCGCATTTCGACCCCGAGGGTAAGGGCCATCGCGGCAAGGAGGCCATCGCCGCCTTCTTCGACAAGGCGATCGCCCCGAGTCAGCTCGAATTCCGCTTCGAGAAGACCTATGTCTGCGGCCCCGAAGAGGCCAACGTCGGGCATATCGTGATCGTCGCCGGCGGCTACCGCGTGGTGGCAGAGGGCGTGTTCACCTACCGCGTGAACGCCGAGGGCAAGATTGCTGCGCTGCGCGCCTACTGGGAAGTGGACAAGGCGACCGCCAGCGCACAACGGGTGTGA